A stretch of the uncultured Fusobacterium sp. genome encodes the following:
- a CDS encoding carbohydrate ABC transporter permease — MTNKIKMGMDEKIFNIANYILLAIFACIFIYPIIYVFSAAVSKPYFVESGVVTLFPKGFTLESFKTAMNLTGMWRAYGNSIFITVVGTAVSMFFTITGAYVLSKPELKFRKLITMLVIMTMWFDPGIIPRYLNFRDLYLINSYTGVILGFAINTFNVIILKSFFEAIPKSLEESARIDGASQFQIMTKIYLPLSGSALTTVSLFYAVSRWNGYFWTMVLLIDDKKAPLQVFLKKLIIEKDMAGEASQMITMESLTSPQTVIYAVIALSLIPILTVYPFIQKFFKKGVTLGAVKG, encoded by the coding sequence GTGACTAATAAGATAAAAATGGGAATGGATGAGAAAATATTTAATATAGCAAACTACATTCTTTTAGCAATATTTGCTTGTATATTTATCTATCCTATAATATATGTATTTTCAGCAGCAGTAAGTAAACCATATTTTGTAGAATCTGGAGTTGTAACACTATTTCCTAAAGGATTTACACTTGAATCTTTTAAAACAGCAATGAATCTGACTGGAATGTGGAGAGCATATGGAAACTCAATATTTATAACAGTAGTAGGAACTGCTGTAAGTATGTTTTTTACAATAACAGGAGCGTATGTTTTATCAAAACCAGAATTAAAATTTAGAAAATTAATAACTATGCTAGTTATAATGACTATGTGGTTTGATCCAGGAATTATTCCTAGATATTTAAACTTTAGAGATCTATATTTGATTAATAGTTATACAGGTGTTATACTTGGATTTGCAATTAATACATTTAATGTAATTATTTTAAAATCATTCTTTGAAGCTATTCCAAAATCACTAGAGGAATCAGCTAGAATAGATGGAGCATCACAATTTCAAATAATGACAAAAATATATCTACCATTATCAGGATCAGCATTAACAACAGTATCACTTTTCTATGCAGTATCAAGATGGAATGGATATTTCTGGACAATGGTATTATTAATAGATGATAAAAAAGCTCCATTACAAGTATTCTTAAAGAAATTGATAATTGAAAAAGATATGGCTGGAGAAGCAAGTCAAATGATAACTATGGAAAGTTTGACATCACCTCAAACTGTAATTTATGCAGTAATAGCGCTATCGTTAATTCCAATATTAACAGTATATCCATTTATTCAAAAATTCTTTAAAAAAGGAGTTACTTTAGGAGCAGTAAAAGGGTAA
- a CDS encoding extracellular solute-binding protein, with product MNIKRILIGLTATLSLIGCGVEEVKIDGPTRKLEGHVITEKPKAFTIFGIFLGKAFDGELPVYQKAFEMTNVKLVGTASKNQSEEVQAFNLMISSGLIPDIIAYELTDELEKLGIDGGLIPLEKLVDEHAPNIKKFWEENPRYKKDAIAADGHIYMIPNYNDYFNLSCSQGYYIRKDWLKKLGLEEPKTVDELYTVLKAFKEQDPNGNGKKDEVPLFLRANINRKVMMALTDIFKAQFVWYEKNGKPVFGPAEPEYKNAMINLAKWYKEGLIDQEVFTRGLSSRDYMLSNNLGGFTNDWFASTGSYNEKLKDVIPEFDFSVLLPPEYNGNRKTATARPTYMGGWGISYKAKDPVTIIKYFDFWYSEEGRRLWNFGIEGDTYTLVDGKPQFTDKVLKNPQGKNALAVIRETGAQYRLGMFQDAENEKQWASDITVKDMDEYMKNDAIQAPMPVLKYTKTEIKELLKIESQLRNVTEEMAQIWLLGVSDVEKDWDGYIERLNDIGLQRSKEIQQTAYDRFMKED from the coding sequence ATGAATATAAAGAGAATTCTAATAGGATTAACTGCTACACTTTCATTAATTGGTTGTGGAGTAGAGGAAGTAAAAATTGATGGACCTACAAGAAAGCTTGAAGGGCATGTAATAACAGAAAAACCAAAGGCGTTTACAATATTTGGAATATTTTTAGGAAAAGCATTTGATGGAGAATTACCTGTGTATCAAAAAGCATTTGAAATGACAAATGTAAAATTAGTAGGAACAGCTTCAAAAAACCAAAGTGAAGAAGTTCAAGCATTTAACTTGATGATATCTTCAGGATTAATTCCAGATATTATCGCTTACGAATTGACAGATGAACTAGAAAAATTAGGAATAGATGGTGGATTAATACCATTAGAAAAACTTGTAGATGAGCATGCACCAAATATAAAAAAATTCTGGGAAGAAAATCCAAGATATAAGAAAGATGCTATTGCAGCAGATGGACATATCTATATGATTCCTAACTATAATGACTATTTCAATTTAAGTTGTTCACAAGGTTATTATATAAGAAAAGACTGGTTGAAAAAGCTTGGATTAGAAGAGCCTAAAACAGTAGATGAACTATATACAGTATTAAAAGCATTTAAAGAGCAAGATCCAAATGGAAATGGTAAAAAAGATGAAGTGCCTCTATTTTTGAGAGCTAATATCAATAGAAAAGTAATGATGGCACTTACAGATATCTTTAAAGCGCAATTTGTATGGTATGAAAAGAATGGAAAACCAGTGTTTGGACCTGCTGAACCTGAATATAAAAATGCTATGATCAATTTAGCAAAATGGTATAAAGAAGGGTTAATAGATCAAGAGGTATTTACAAGAGGACTTTCTTCAAGAGACTATATGTTAAGTAATAACTTAGGAGGATTTACAAATGACTGGTTTGCAAGTACAGGTTCATATAATGAAAAATTAAAAGATGTAATTCCAGAATTTGATTTTTCAGTATTATTACCTCCAGAATATAATGGAAATAGAAAGACAGCTACAGCGAGACCAACATATATGGGTGGTTGGGGAATCAGCTATAAAGCTAAAGATCCTGTGACTATTATAAAATATTTTGATTTCTGGTATAGTGAAGAGGGAAGAAGGTTATGGAACTTTGGAATTGAAGGGGATACATATACTTTAGTTGATGGAAAACCTCAATTTACAGATAAAGTTTTAAAAAATCCTCAAGGTAAAAATGCTTTAGCAGTTATAAGAGAAACAGGAGCACAATATAGACTTGGAATGTTCCAAGATGCAGAAAATGAAAAACAATGGGCATCAGATATAACTGTAAAAGATATGGATGAGTATATGAAAAATGATGCAATTCAAGCACCAATGCCAGTATTGAAATATACAAAGACAGAAATTAAAGAATTATTAAAAATAGAATCTCAACTTCGTAATGTAACTGAGGAGATGGCACAAATTTGGTTGTTAG